In Bacillus sp. FJAT-45037, the following are encoded in one genomic region:
- a CDS encoding MinD/ParA family protein, whose translation MNDQAETLRHLVNTNQKHTAKVVAIVSGKGGVGKSNVCLNFALALTEQKKKVAIIDLDIGMGNLDILMGLSAKRHIFDMLKNQLTIWDIIEKGPNDLTYLAGGSGLSEFVDLNEEELNRFSQQLESLGKEYDYIFLDMGAGATEESMQFILAAHEVIVITTPEPTAIMDAYAMVKYICLHDESKELALIINRAETEQEGIKTATNFTRVTSRFLNKELHILGHLPDDRAVSRAVKAQIPFLLHNENTQVSKSIRFIVRHYLGQTKSPKETTFSSFIERMRNRFKKK comes from the coding sequence ATGAATGATCAAGCTGAAACACTGAGACACCTCGTTAATACAAATCAAAAACATACAGCAAAAGTTGTAGCTATTGTTAGCGGTAAGGGTGGAGTGGGAAAATCAAATGTTTGTTTAAACTTCGCTCTTGCTTTAACAGAACAGAAAAAAAAAGTGGCAATTATTGATTTAGATATCGGAATGGGAAATCTTGATATTCTCATGGGTCTATCTGCCAAAAGACATATTTTTGATATGTTGAAAAACCAACTGACTATATGGGATATCATTGAAAAGGGACCTAATGATCTCACGTATTTAGCTGGCGGATCAGGGTTGTCAGAATTTGTTGATTTGAATGAAGAAGAATTAAACCGTTTTTCTCAACAATTGGAGTCTCTTGGGAAAGAGTATGATTACATTTTTCTAGATATGGGTGCAGGGGCAACAGAAGAAAGTATGCAATTTATTCTAGCGGCTCATGAAGTGATTGTGATTACAACGCCTGAACCAACCGCGATTATGGATGCTTATGCAATGGTCAAATACATCTGTCTACATGATGAGTCAAAGGAATTAGCTCTCATTATCAATCGTGCAGAGACGGAACAAGAAGGCATTAAAACGGCAACCAACTTCACGAGAGTGACAAGTCGATTTTTAAATAAAGAACTTCATATCTTGGGACATTTACCTGATGATCGAGCGGTAAGTAGAGCTGTAAAGGCACAAATACCGTTTCTATTGCACAACGAGAACACACAGGTATCCAAATCAATCCGTTTCATCGTTAGACATTATTTAGGACAAACGAAATCCCCTAAAGAAACCACATTTAGTAGTTTCATTGAACGTATGCGTAATCGATTTAAGAAAAAGTAA
- the flhF gene encoding flagellar biosynthesis protein FlhF → MKVKKYTANSMHEAMKHIRAELGDDAVILSSKEVESGGFLGFFTKKKTEVVAAIDSMPERPQPVRTSKPKVRINEEASPSLQPKEDQKRLLKEVEELKALVQGMSTTQTREEQQYPAPFQQLDDQLKAHGVIESIRLEVIKNLLKEWYNKTESGHQSFQFKERTKQLLVKELSLLPMGDDLLNKKVVNIVGPTGVGKTTTIAKIAAEFVLKKHKKVALITTDTYRIAAVEQLKTYAKILNIPIEVAYSVEDFKKAKEQFQHYDVLLVDSAGRNFRNKLYVEELSKVIDFNQEAETLLVLALTSKYEDMKQIIGQFSLIPIKQVIFTKQDETSSYGACINVPFEFGLGVAYVTNGQNVPDDMIEATAERLIQPILKGVHDE, encoded by the coding sequence ATGAAGGTAAAAAAATATACAGCAAATTCCATGCACGAAGCCATGAAACACATTCGAGCTGAACTCGGTGATGATGCGGTCATTTTAAGTTCGAAGGAAGTAGAATCAGGTGGGTTTCTTGGTTTTTTCACTAAAAAGAAAACCGAAGTTGTCGCAGCAATTGATTCCATGCCAGAACGCCCGCAACCAGTGAGGACATCGAAGCCTAAAGTGAGGATAAATGAGGAAGCCTCCCCTTCGTTGCAGCCAAAGGAAGACCAAAAGCGATTATTGAAAGAGGTAGAAGAATTAAAAGCGCTTGTTCAAGGAATGTCAACAACTCAAACTCGAGAAGAGCAACAGTATCCAGCTCCTTTTCAGCAACTTGATGACCAGTTAAAAGCACACGGAGTAATTGAGTCAATCCGACTTGAAGTCATAAAAAATCTGTTGAAAGAATGGTATAATAAAACAGAAAGCGGCCATCAATCATTTCAATTTAAAGAAAGAACAAAACAGCTTTTAGTCAAAGAATTATCATTGCTTCCAATGGGTGATGATCTTTTGAATAAGAAAGTAGTCAACATCGTTGGTCCAACAGGTGTTGGAAAAACGACAACCATTGCCAAGATCGCTGCAGAGTTTGTGTTGAAAAAACATAAAAAAGTAGCATTAATTACAACGGATACGTATCGTATTGCAGCGGTTGAGCAATTAAAGACATACGCTAAAATCTTAAATATACCGATTGAAGTCGCTTATTCTGTTGAAGACTTCAAAAAGGCAAAAGAACAGTTCCAACATTATGATGTTTTACTTGTTGATTCAGCAGGAAGAAACTTTAGAAACAAGCTATATGTTGAAGAGTTATCGAAAGTAATCGACTTTAATCAAGAAGCAGAAACGTTACTCGTTTTAGCATTGACTTCAAAGTATGAAGATATGAAACAAATTATTGGTCAATTTTCATTAATTCCAATTAAACAAGTAATCTTTACGAAACAAGACGAAACCTCGTCATACGGCGCTTGTATTAATGTACCATTTGAATTTGGACTAGGTGTAGCATATGTGACCAATGGTCAAAATGTTCCAGATGATATGATAGAGGCCACTGCAGAACGATTAATACAGCCGATATTAAAGGGTGTACACGATGAATGA
- the flhA gene encoding flagellar biosynthesis protein FlhA: protein MKARDFTVLLGVILIVAMLIIPLPPGILDFLIIINISLALIIILVAMSTNDALQFSIFPTLLLLVTLFRLGLNVSTTRSILGNAEAGNVIDTFGNYVVGGNALVGFVVFLILIIIQFVVITKGAERVSEVGARFTLDAMPGKQMSIDADLNAGMISDIEAKGRRERIEKEADFYGAMDGASKFVKGDAIAGIVIVIINMIFGLIIGMMQMGMDLTTSATTYTLLTVGDGLVSQIPALLISTATGIIVTRASSDGNLSQDLTKQLFAYPQMLYVAAGTIFLLGVATPIDKFVTFSVAAILGFGAFRLTKIEKRTLEEVETEEVKEDKDDMKSPESVVSLLQIDPIEFEFGYGLIPLADANQGGDLLDRVVMIRRQMALELGMIVPVIRIRDNIQLQPNEYTIKIKGNEVAKGELLLDHYMAMSPGVDDESIVGVDTVEPAFGLPAQWIGEEMKEQAELSGYTVVDPPSVVSTHLTEVIKRHAHELLGRQETKQLVDHLQETYPALVEEVTPNTLSTGDVQKVLTNLLKESISIRNLPIIFETLADYGQMTKDMDLVSEYVRQSLSRQISKQFTTPGEPLYVITLSGSVEKKVADSVQQTEHGNFLSMDPTQSQQILESAAQETERLSQMGQVPVILCSPAVRMYVRQLIERYLPHVPVLSYNELEANVEVQSVGVVNAE from the coding sequence TTGAAAGCAAGAGACTTTACGGTATTATTGGGTGTCATTTTAATTGTTGCCATGTTGATTATCCCTCTACCGCCAGGAATACTGGATTTCTTAATAATCATTAATATCTCTCTTGCACTCATTATTATTTTAGTTGCAATGAGTACAAATGACGCATTGCAATTTTCTATATTTCCAACGCTCTTGTTGCTCGTTACACTATTCCGATTAGGTTTAAATGTATCAACAACACGTTCGATATTAGGAAATGCAGAAGCAGGGAATGTCATTGATACTTTCGGGAATTACGTGGTAGGTGGTAATGCCCTCGTAGGATTTGTTGTTTTCTTAATTTTAATTATCATCCAATTTGTTGTTATCACAAAAGGGGCAGAGCGTGTATCAGAGGTTGGTGCAAGATTCACCTTAGATGCGATGCCTGGTAAACAGATGAGTATCGATGCCGATTTAAATGCAGGAATGATTTCTGATATAGAAGCGAAAGGTCGTCGCGAACGGATTGAAAAGGAAGCTGATTTTTACGGAGCGATGGACGGAGCTAGTAAGTTCGTAAAAGGGGATGCGATTGCCGGGATCGTTATTGTTATTATTAATATGATCTTCGGATTAATTATCGGTATGATGCAGATGGGTATGGACCTTACGACATCGGCAACGACGTACACTCTTTTAACAGTTGGTGACGGTCTAGTCAGTCAAATACCAGCACTATTAATTTCTACAGCAACAGGGATTATCGTTACGCGTGCATCTTCAGATGGAAACTTAAGTCAAGACCTTACCAAGCAATTGTTTGCCTATCCTCAAATGCTGTATGTAGCTGCAGGAACGATCTTTTTACTTGGAGTTGCAACACCAATCGATAAGTTTGTTACGTTCTCAGTCGCTGCTATCTTAGGGTTTGGAGCGTTTCGATTGACAAAGATTGAGAAGAGAACACTTGAAGAAGTAGAGACCGAGGAAGTAAAGGAAGACAAAGACGATATGAAATCTCCTGAGAGTGTTGTATCGTTATTGCAAATTGATCCAATTGAATTTGAATTTGGGTATGGATTAATACCGCTTGCCGATGCCAATCAGGGTGGAGACTTGCTTGATCGAGTCGTTATGATCCGCAGACAAATGGCTTTAGAGCTCGGTATGATTGTGCCGGTCATTCGTATTCGCGATAATATTCAATTACAACCTAATGAATACACGATAAAAATTAAAGGAAATGAAGTAGCCAAAGGGGAGCTTTTACTCGATCATTATATGGCGATGAGTCCTGGCGTTGATGACGAATCGATCGTTGGGGTTGATACAGTCGAACCAGCTTTTGGTTTACCTGCGCAATGGATCGGAGAAGAGATGAAAGAACAGGCTGAACTATCTGGTTATACAGTTGTTGATCCGCCTTCTGTTGTATCGACTCATTTAACCGAAGTGATCAAACGCCATGCCCATGAATTATTAGGGCGCCAAGAAACAAAACAATTGGTTGATCACTTACAAGAAACATACCCAGCACTAGTGGAGGAAGTAACACCAAATACTCTTTCTACAGGTGATGTTCAGAAGGTATTAACGAATCTACTCAAAGAAAGTATTTCTATCCGAAACTTGCCGATTATTTTTGAAACATTGGCTGACTATGGTCAAATGACAAAAGACATGGATCTAGTTTCAGAATATGTGAGGCAATCATTGTCTCGTCAAATTTCTAAGCAGTTTACAACACCAGGTGAACCGTTATATGTCATTACACTAAGCGGAAGTGTTGAGAAAAAAGTTGCAGATAGTGTACAGCAAACAGAACACGGAAATTTCTTATCGATGGACCCGACTCAATCACAACAAATTCTTGAGTCAGCGGCCCAAGAGACGGAACGCTTATCTCAAATGGGACAAGTACCGGTTATTCTCTGTTCACCTGCTGTTAGGATGTATGTTCGTCAGTTAATTGAAAGATACCTTCCGCATGTACCAGTTCTTTCGTACAATGAACTAGAAGCTAATGTAGAAGTCCAAAGTGTTGGAGTGGTGAATGCAGAATGA
- the flhB gene encoding flagellar biosynthesis protein FlhB: MAFLKVKLQFFADEKTEKATPKKRQDSRKKGQVAKSTDVNTAVILLFVFFFLWFFGGTLLGTTLSNLMKHVFQTYLLLELTPKSFEMMFVELTMEAAVVLLPIMLVAMIAGIFSSYVQVGPMLTTDPLKMKLSKLDPIKGFKRIFSVRAIVELLKSLLKISFAGVVVFLIIWFNLEDVMLLSQKSVIEGFATIAQLAALMSVAVAILLLFLSVPDYLYQRYDHEKQIKMSKKDIKDEHKNMEGDPRIKSKRKQKQMEMAMQRMMQEVPNADVVITNPTHYAIALKYDEEKSDAPIIVAKGVDYVAQKIKRVADENHIVMVENKPLARALHSQAEIGDQVPEDLFKAVAEVLAYVYRLKNKQVN; encoded by the coding sequence ATGGCCTTTCTAAAAGTTAAGCTGCAATTTTTCGCTGATGAAAAGACTGAAAAAGCTACACCGAAAAAAAGGCAAGATTCAAGAAAAAAAGGGCAAGTTGCCAAGAGTACAGATGTCAACACAGCCGTTATTTTACTGTTTGTTTTTTTCTTTCTATGGTTTTTTGGTGGGACCTTACTAGGTACTACGTTATCGAATTTAATGAAACATGTCTTTCAAACTTATTTATTGCTAGAACTAACACCTAAAAGTTTTGAAATGATGTTTGTAGAACTTACAATGGAAGCTGCTGTCGTATTATTACCGATTATGTTAGTAGCGATGATCGCAGGTATTTTTTCGAGCTATGTTCAAGTAGGACCGATGCTAACGACGGATCCTCTGAAAATGAAATTAAGCAAATTAGATCCCATCAAGGGCTTTAAACGGATATTTTCGGTCCGAGCTATTGTGGAGCTATTAAAATCACTATTGAAAATTTCGTTCGCAGGTGTTGTGGTGTTTTTAATTATTTGGTTTAACCTTGAGGATGTTATGTTGCTTTCGCAAAAATCTGTCATAGAAGGTTTTGCAACGATTGCCCAATTGGCGGCGCTTATGAGTGTAGCTGTTGCAATTTTGTTGTTGTTCTTATCTGTTCCTGATTATTTATATCAACGCTATGATCATGAAAAACAAATCAAGATGTCGAAAAAAGACATTAAAGATGAGCATAAGAACATGGAAGGTGACCCTAGGATTAAATCCAAACGAAAGCAGAAACAAATGGAGATGGCGATGCAAAGGATGATGCAAGAAGTCCCTAATGCCGATGTCGTCATTACCAATCCAACTCACTATGCGATTGCGTTAAAATACGATGAAGAAAAGTCAGATGCACCGATTATTGTAGCAAAAGGTGTCGATTATGTTGCCCAAAAAATCAAACGAGTAGCTGATGAGAACCATATTGTCATGGTGGAAAATAAACCACTTGCCCGTGCACTCCATAGTCAAGCTGAAATCGGTGACCAAGTACCTGAGGATTTGTTTAAAGCGGTCGCTGAAGTACTTGCTTATGTCTATCGATTAAAAAATAAACAGGTGAACTAG
- the fliR gene encoding flagellar biosynthetic protein FliR produces MNDFINLLPAFLLILVRVLAFFSVIPIYGHRSIPTTHKIGLALMLSWIMIFALDSPEIIIDTTYFLLIIKEMLVGLMVGLIAMIMLYAIQVAGGFIDFNMGFMIANVVDPQTGAQSPLIGSYLYTIALLFLFAVNGHHLLLDGIFYSYQFVPMEQVFLPFGQENVVRYVVTTFNAMFIIAFQMALPIVGSLFLVDIALGMVSRAVPQMNVFVVGMPLKILVGLLLLTVYMSVFIMVVQQLFDQMILAMRTLLQLLGGA; encoded by the coding sequence ATGAATGATTTTATAAATTTATTACCAGCATTTCTACTGATTCTTGTCAGAGTGCTTGCATTCTTTTCAGTTATACCGATTTATGGTCACCGCTCGATCCCAACTACACATAAAATAGGTCTAGCTCTTATGCTTAGTTGGATTATGATTTTTGCCCTTGACTCCCCAGAAATAATCATTGATACGACTTATTTTTTATTAATTATAAAAGAAATGTTAGTAGGATTGATGGTTGGATTGATTGCAATGATCATGCTGTATGCGATACAAGTTGCAGGTGGTTTCATTGATTTTAATATGGGTTTTATGATTGCAAATGTAGTAGACCCTCAAACAGGTGCACAGTCCCCTTTAATTGGTAGTTATCTTTATACCATTGCTTTATTGTTTTTATTTGCAGTCAATGGCCATCATTTATTGTTAGATGGAATTTTTTATAGTTATCAATTTGTCCCAATGGAGCAAGTGTTTTTACCGTTTGGACAGGAGAATGTGGTTCGATATGTTGTCACAACGTTTAATGCAATGTTTATTATTGCCTTTCAGATGGCATTACCAATTGTTGGTTCATTATTTTTAGTTGATATCGCTCTTGGGATGGTATCTAGAGCTGTACCACAGATGAATGTTTTCGTTGTTGGTATGCCATTAAAAATATTAGTAGGTTTATTACTTTTAACGGTTTACATGTCTGTTTTTATCATGGTTGTGCAACAACTCTTTGATCAAATGATTTTAGCGATGCGAACGCTCTTACAGTTGTTAGGAGGAGCATAA
- the fliQ gene encoding flagellar biosynthesis protein FliQ yields MSSEFVIGIAENGIWTVLLVAGPLLIVALGLGLAVSIFQATTQIQEQTLAFIPKIVGVFAAMIIFGPWMLSQVTNFTYQIFSNLHRYIG; encoded by the coding sequence ATGAGCTCTGAATTTGTAATCGGCATAGCTGAAAATGGAATTTGGACGGTGTTATTGGTAGCCGGACCATTACTTATCGTAGCATTAGGATTAGGACTAGCTGTTAGTATATTCCAAGCCACGACTCAAATCCAAGAACAAACGCTAGCATTTATTCCGAAAATTGTAGGAGTATTCGCTGCTATGATCATTTTTGGACCTTGGATGCTTTCGCAAGTGACTAATTTTACTTATCAAATCTTTAGTAATTTACATCGGTATATCGGATAA
- the fliP gene encoding flagellar type III secretion system pore protein FliP (The bacterial flagellar biogenesis protein FliP forms a type III secretion system (T3SS)-type pore required for flagellar assembly.), translating to MPAITQIPGIDFDFLSEDPTNVATTIQLLLILTILSLAPGILILMTSFTRIVIVLSFVRQGLATQSMPPNQVLIGLALFLTFFIMAPIMAEVNEQALTPFLDGELTQEEALEQAAIPMKEFMAQHTREKDLALFMGYAGMDRPTSLDEIPLTALIPAFAISELKTAFQIGFLIFVPFLVIDMIVASVLMSMGMMMLPPVMIALPFKILLFVLVDGWYLIVQSLLLSFN from the coding sequence ATGCCTGCCATTACTCAAATCCCTGGAATTGATTTTGATTTTCTATCAGAAGACCCTACAAATGTAGCTACAACGATACAATTGTTACTAATTTTAACGATTTTATCTCTTGCACCAGGTATTTTGATATTAATGACGAGCTTTACGCGGATTGTAATCGTGTTGTCATTCGTTCGCCAAGGGTTAGCTACACAATCGATGCCGCCGAACCAAGTTCTAATTGGATTAGCCCTGTTTCTTACTTTTTTTATTATGGCTCCAATTATGGCTGAGGTAAATGAACAAGCATTAACTCCATTTTTAGATGGTGAGTTAACGCAAGAAGAAGCGTTAGAGCAAGCGGCTATTCCAATGAAAGAGTTTATGGCCCAACATACAAGAGAGAAAGATTTGGCTCTTTTTATGGGTTATGCCGGGATGGATAGACCAACGTCCCTTGATGAAATCCCGCTGACTGCCCTAATTCCAGCGTTTGCGATTAGTGAGCTGAAAACAGCCTTTCAAATTGGCTTTTTAATATTTGTACCGTTTCTTGTTATTGATATGATTGTAGCGAGTGTTCTGATGTCAATGGGGATGATGATGTTACCACCAGTTATGATTGCTTTACCATTTAAAATATTATTGTTTGTTCTTGTAGATGGTTGGTATTTAATTGTTCAATCACTACTGCTTAGTTTTAATTAG
- a CDS encoding flagellar biosynthetic protein FliO, which produces MVRKLYALIVLLFLMMILPMHNVIAEEVNENRSVIDAIEEEKQQNTNNNETTTEREQEQEENIADPINDEQEIPISMNEQNTFLMFVQLIAALIFVIFLIYMLLRFVNKRTQSYNSTKLLQNIGGVALGANRSVQLVKVGDRLLVVGVGDSIQLLKELDDPIEIERLSKMQQQQFEQMDQPLSKALSKLAGSFRTKSKLDQEKTNTSNEQAFKALLNNQLNDVSSSQKKIHDEVREREK; this is translated from the coding sequence ATGGTTCGCAAGTTATATGCATTAATTGTTTTACTTTTTTTGATGATGATCTTACCAATGCATAATGTTATTGCAGAGGAAGTAAATGAAAATAGGTCTGTAATTGATGCAATCGAAGAAGAGAAGCAGCAGAATACTAACAACAATGAAACGACTACTGAACGTGAGCAAGAACAAGAAGAAAATATAGCTGATCCGATAAATGATGAACAAGAAATTCCAATTAGCATGAATGAACAAAACACTTTCTTAATGTTTGTTCAATTGATTGCAGCCCTTATTTTTGTTATTTTTCTGATTTACATGCTATTGCGTTTTGTGAATAAAAGGACTCAGTCTTATAATTCCACTAAACTATTACAAAACATCGGTGGTGTAGCATTAGGTGCAAATCGTTCTGTGCAATTAGTCAAGGTTGGAGATCGATTACTAGTTGTAGGGGTGGGAGATTCCATCCAGCTTTTAAAAGAACTTGATGACCCAATTGAAATTGAACGATTATCTAAGATGCAGCAGCAACAGTTTGAACAAATGGATCAACCATTATCAAAAGCGTTGAGTAAGTTAGCAGGTAGTTTCAGAACAAAGTCTAAGCTCGACCAAGAGAAAACGAATACTAGCAATGAACAAGCGTTTAAAGCACTTTTAAATAATCAATTAAATGATGTGTCATCATCTCAGAAAAAAATACATGACGAAGTTAGGGAGAGAGAGAAATGA
- a CDS encoding response regulator, with translation MGHRVLIVDDAAFMRMMIKDILSKNGFDVVGEANDGAHAITKYKELTPDLVTMDITMPEMDGITSLKEIKKIDPNAKVIMCSAMGQQAMVIDAIQAGAKDFIVKPFQADRVLEAIKKTLG, from the coding sequence GTGGGACACAGAGTATTAATTGTTGATGATGCAGCATTCATGCGTATGATGATCAAGGATATTTTATCAAAAAATGGGTTTGATGTGGTTGGGGAAGCGAATGACGGGGCACATGCAATAACAAAATATAAAGAACTCACTCCGGACTTAGTTACGATGGATATTACGATGCCAGAAATGGATGGAATTACATCGTTAAAGGAAATTAAAAAAATAGATCCCAATGCAAAAGTGATCATGTGTTCTGCGATGGGACAACAAGCAATGGTCATTGATGCAATCCAAGCAGGAGCAAAAGATTTTATCGTTAAACCGTTTCAAGCCGATCGTGTACTTGAGGCAATCAAGAAAACTCTTGGGTAA
- the fliY gene encoding flagellar motor switch phosphatase FliY translates to MNDDMLSQDEINELLKGISNDEEESNEPAASEQESSTGPNVDEYLDAIEQDALGEIGNISFGSAATALSTLLSQKVDITTPTLSLIEREKLESEFPQPHVAVHVEYTEGFEGMNLLVIKTSDAAIIADLMLGGDGLSPAEELSDMHVSAVQEAMNQMMGSASTSMSTIFNKKVDISPPGIDLIDFKKNRGTSNVPEDKYLVKISFRLKVGDLIDSSIMQLVAVSFAKGLVEDLMNPPSESSANEEVPTEVSPSNQANQVEEPSQINNNQSHQINEQVPIPSSQGHQSQPYQEIQSRVQQHIGSGMHGDRQADVQPAAFSHFEPTPLSNNESNNLNMLLDIPLQVTVELGRTKRSIKEILELGHGSIIELDKLAGEPVDILVNQKLVAKGEVVVIEENFGVRLTDIVSQADRIRNLK, encoded by the coding sequence ATGAATGATGACATGCTTTCCCAAGATGAAATAAATGAATTATTAAAAGGGATCAGCAATGACGAAGAAGAGTCAAATGAACCTGCGGCAAGTGAACAGGAGTCATCGACCGGTCCAAACGTAGATGAATACTTAGATGCAATTGAACAAGATGCATTAGGTGAAATAGGAAATATTTCATTCGGTAGTGCAGCTACTGCATTATCGACTTTATTAAGCCAAAAGGTGGATATTACAACACCAACACTTTCTTTAATAGAACGTGAAAAACTTGAATCAGAATTTCCACAACCACATGTAGCTGTTCATGTAGAATACACAGAAGGCTTTGAAGGCATGAACTTGTTAGTCATCAAAACATCGGATGCAGCGATTATTGCTGATTTAATGTTGGGTGGAGACGGGCTGAGTCCTGCTGAAGAGTTATCAGATATGCATGTAAGTGCGGTTCAAGAAGCAATGAATCAAATGATGGGCTCGGCCTCTACGTCGATGTCAACAATCTTTAATAAAAAAGTGGACATTTCACCACCAGGTATTGACTTGATAGATTTCAAAAAAAATAGAGGAACATCGAATGTACCTGAAGATAAATATTTGGTGAAGATCTCGTTTCGCTTAAAAGTGGGCGATTTGATTGATTCTTCTATTATGCAGCTCGTCGCAGTTTCCTTTGCAAAAGGATTAGTAGAGGATTTAATGAACCCACCTAGTGAATCTTCAGCTAATGAGGAAGTGCCTACAGAAGTCTCACCAAGTAATCAAGCCAACCAAGTAGAAGAGCCTAGTCAAATAAACAATAATCAAAGTCATCAAATAAATGAACAAGTACCTATACCTTCTTCACAAGGGCACCAAAGCCAACCATATCAAGAAATACAGTCAAGAGTTCAACAGCATATTGGATCAGGGATGCATGGTGATCGACAAGCAGATGTTCAACCAGCGGCGTTCTCGCATTTCGAACCAACACCATTGTCAAACAATGAATCAAATAATTTAAATATGTTACTTGATATTCCACTTCAGGTCACCGTGGAGTTAGGGCGAACAAAGCGTTCTATTAAAGAAATTCTAGAACTTGGTCACGGATCGATTATTGAATTAGATAAATTAGCTGGTGAACCTGTTGATATTCTAGTCAATCAAAAGCTTGTTGCCAAAGGTGAAGTGGTTGTGATCGAAGAAAACTTTGGCGTTCGTCTAACGGACATTGTTAGTCAAGCTGATCGTATTCGAAATCTAAAATAA
- the fliM gene encoding flagellar motor switch protein FliM: MADILSQGEIDALLSAISTGEMNADELKKEELEKKIKVYDFKRALRFSKDQVRSLSRIHENFSRLLTTYFSAQLRTFVEISVASVDQLPYEEFIRSIPSMTILNVFEPYPLEGRFLMEVNPNIAYAMLDRLLGGKGVSVNKVEKLTEIETRIMSQLFQRTLDSFQEAWSSVIEMDPVMEDIEVNPQFLQMVSPNETVVVISLSTTIAETSGMINICLPHVVIEEILPKLSVHYWMQDTKKQRQPGEQEAIEKKLKKATLQIQSELGRSEITIQEFLHLGVGDVIELDQSIHDPLLVTVEGEKKYYAQPGKMKNKMAVQVTDVIEEAEDDE, translated from the coding sequence TTGGCTGACATTTTATCGCAAGGTGAAATAGACGCTTTGCTATCAGCTATTTCCACTGGGGAAATGAATGCTGATGAATTGAAAAAAGAAGAATTAGAAAAGAAAATAAAAGTATATGATTTTAAGCGAGCGCTTCGTTTTTCTAAGGATCAAGTTCGTAGTTTGTCTCGAATTCATGAGAATTTCTCGAGGCTTTTAACCACTTATTTCTCTGCGCAACTTCGGACGTTTGTAGAGATTTCTGTTGCTTCGGTCGATCAATTGCCCTATGAAGAATTCATTCGCTCCATTCCATCGATGACGATTTTAAATGTCTTCGAACCGTACCCCTTAGAAGGGCGCTTTTTGATGGAAGTGAATCCTAATATCGCATACGCAATGTTAGATCGTCTGTTAGGTGGTAAAGGTGTAAGTGTTAATAAAGTAGAGAAATTAACAGAAATTGAGACTCGTATTATGTCTCAACTTTTCCAACGCACTTTAGATAGTTTTCAAGAAGCATGGAGTTCAGTAATTGAGATGGATCCCGTCATGGAAGATATCGAAGTGAATCCACAATTCCTTCAGATGGTTTCGCCGAACGAAACGGTGGTCGTTATTTCATTATCAACAACGATCGCAGAAACATCTGGAATGATTAACATTTGTTTGCCGCATGTGGTGATTGAAGAAATACTTCCTAAGTTGTCCGTTCATTATTGGATGCAAGATACAAAAAAACAGCGCCAACCTGGTGAACAAGAAGCCATTGAGAAAAAATTAAAAAAAGCAACCCTCCAAATTCAATCAGAGCTTGGGCGCTCAGAAATCACGATTCAAGAATTTCTACACCTAGGTGTAGGCGATGTGATTGAGTTAGATCAATCCATTCATGACCCTTTGCTTGTAACAGTGGAAGGGGAAAAGAAATACTACGCACAACCCGGGAAAATGAAAAATAAAATGGCCGTTCAAGTAACGGATGTCATTGAGGAGGCAGAAGATGATGAATGA